A region from the Mesorhizobium sp. J8 genome encodes:
- a CDS encoding proline racemase family protein, with the protein MLALNSSFAVVDSHTAGHPTRVIFSGIPRLDGRTVWERREDFRNRFDHLRAALLHEPRGHAAMVGLVPVPSDVADYGAFFISSYVYLDMCGHGTIGFAKTLAFTGQIGRSTGDSFTLETPAGVVTVGLVWGEGGALQSVRLKNVPSYVGLEGLEVDVAGIGRIRTDIVYGGMWYALVDATQLGLELAPDHASQLMLKGSTIKAAIKEAVADMPLFAGATAPSVLFYAADAPDSATHFLVLEVNKYDRSPCGTGTSARMAHLLHKGILRSDQVYRARNIFGIPFEARLSEKVAIGEREAAIVEVEGSAFITSAQTIFFEADDPLSKGFLSR; encoded by the coding sequence GCCGGGCATCCGACGCGCGTGATCTTCAGCGGAATCCCCCGGCTCGACGGCCGGACCGTGTGGGAACGCCGCGAAGATTTCCGCAATCGCTTCGATCATCTGCGCGCCGCGCTCCTGCATGAGCCGCGTGGCCACGCCGCGATGGTCGGGCTGGTTCCCGTGCCGTCCGACGTGGCGGACTACGGCGCCTTCTTCATCTCATCGTATGTCTATCTCGATATGTGCGGTCACGGCACGATCGGCTTTGCCAAGACGCTCGCTTTCACGGGGCAGATCGGACGGTCGACGGGAGACAGCTTCACGCTCGAAACGCCGGCGGGCGTCGTCACCGTCGGGCTGGTCTGGGGCGAGGGCGGCGCGCTGCAATCGGTGCGGCTGAAGAATGTGCCAAGCTATGTCGGCCTGGAAGGACTGGAGGTCGACGTCGCCGGTATCGGCCGGATCCGGACGGATATCGTCTATGGCGGCATGTGGTATGCCCTGGTCGACGCCACGCAGCTGGGGCTGGAACTCGCTCCGGACCATGCATCGCAGCTGATGCTCAAAGGCTCCACCATCAAGGCGGCGATCAAGGAAGCGGTCGCCGACATGCCGCTTTTCGCCGGCGCGACGGCGCCGAGCGTGCTCTTCTACGCGGCCGACGCGCCCGACAGCGCGACGCATTTCCTGGTGCTCGAGGTCAACAAGTACGACCGGTCGCCCTGCGGCACCGGCACTTCGGCGCGCATGGCCCATCTCCTGCACAAGGGCATCCTGCGATCCGACCAGGTTTATCGCGCCCGCAACATATTCGGCATCCCGTTCGAGGCCCGCCTTTCCGAGAAGGTGGCAATTGGGGAGCGAGAGGCCGCAATCGTCGAGGTCGAAGGCAGCGCCTTCATCACCTCGGCGCAGACGATCTTCTTCGAAGCGGACGATCCGCTCTCGAAGGGATTCCTCAGTCGTTAA